A genomic segment from Gorilla gorilla gorilla isolate KB3781 chromosome 3, NHGRI_mGorGor1-v2.1_pri, whole genome shotgun sequence encodes:
- the SH3BP2 gene encoding SH3 domain-binding protein 2 isoform X1 — MAGSGPRPRSWGRLEAGARDEAAAAAGGRGPGPCRCSQGRRAWTAPGKPAMPAAWTPFMAAEEMHWPVPMKAIGAQNLLTMPGGVAKAGYLHKKGGTQLQLLKWPLRFVIIHKRCVYYFKSSTSASPQGAFSLSGYNRVMRAAEETTSNNVFPFKIIHVSKKHRTWFFSASSEDERKSWMALLRREIGHFHEKKDLPLDTSDSSSDTDSFYGAVERPVDISLSPCPTDNEDYEHDDEDDSYLEPDSPEPGRLEDALMHPPAYPPPPVPTPRKPAFSDMPRAHSFTSKGPGPLLPPPPPKHGLPDVGLAAEDSKRDPLCPRRAEPCPRVPATPRRMSDPPLSTMPTAPGLRKPPCFRESASPSPEPWTPGHGACSTSSAAIMATATSRNCDKLKSFHLSPRGPPTSEPPPVPANKPKFLKTAEEDPPREAAMPGLFVPPVAPRPPALKLPVPEAMARPAVLPRPEKPQLPHLQRSPPDGQSFRSFSFEKPRQPSQADTGGDDSDEDYEKVPLPNSVFVNTTESCEVERLFKATSPRGEPQDGLYCIRNSSTKSGKVLVVWDETSNKVRNYRIFEKDSKFYLEGEVLFVSVGSMVEHYHTHVLPSHQSLLLRHPYGYTGPR, encoded by the exons ATGGCGGGCTCCGGGCCGCGGCCGCGGAGCTGGGGCCGGCTGGAGGCGGGCGCCCGGgacgaggcggcggcggcggccgggggGCGCGGCCCGGGGCCGTGCCGGTGCTCGCAGGGGAGGCGGGCGTGGACCGCCCCGGGGAAGCCGGCCATGCCCGCCGCGTGGACGCC CTTCATGGCGGCTGAAGAGATGCATTGGCCTGTCCCTATGAAGGCCATTGGTGCCCAGAACCTGCTAACCATGCCTGGGGGCGTGGCCAAGGCTGGCTACCTGCACAAGAAGGGCGGTACCCAGCTGCAGCTGCTGAAAT GGCCCCTGCGCTTTGTCATCATCCACAAACGCTGCGTCTACTACTTCAAGAGTAGCACTTCCGCCTCCCCGCAGGGCGCCTTCTCCCTGAGTGGCTATAACCG GGTGATGCGGGCGGCCGAGGAGACCACGTCCAACAACGTTTTCCCCTTCAAGATCATCCACGTCAGCAAGAAGCACCGCACGTGGTTCTTCTCGGCCTCCTCTGAGGACGAGCGCAAG AGCTGGATGGCCTTGCTGCGCAGGGAGATTGGCCACTTCCACGAAAAGAAAGACCTGCCCTTGGACACCAG CGACTCCAGCTCGGACACAGACAGCTTCTACGGCGCGGTCGAGCGGCCTGTGGATATCAGCCTTTCCCCGTGCCCCACGGACAATGAAG ACTATGAGCACGACGACGAGGATGACTCCTACCTGGAGCCCGACTCCCCGGAGCCCGGAAGGCTTGAGG ATGCCCTGATGCACCCACCGGCTTACCCACCACCCCCAGTGCCCACGCCCAGGAAGCCAGCCTTCTCCGACATGCCCCGGGCCCACTCCTTTACCTCCAAGGGCCCCGGTCCCCTACTGCCACCACCTCCCCCTAAGCACGGCCTCCCAGATGTTGGCCTGGCTGCTGAGGACTCCAAGAGGGACCCACTGTGCCCGAGGCGGGCTGAGCCTTGCCCCAGGGTACCTGCTACCCCCCGAAGGATGAGCGATCCCCCTCTGAGCACCATgcccaccgcacccggcctccggAAACCCCCTTGCTTCCGGGAGAGTGCCAGCCCCAGCCCGGAGCCCTGGACCCCTGGCCACGGGGCCTGCTCCACTTCCAGTGCTGCCATCATGGCCACTGCCACCTCCAGAAACTGTGACAAACTCAAGTCCTTCCACCTGTCCCCCCGAGGACCACCCACATCTGAGCCCCCACCTGTGCCAGCCAACAAGCCCAAGTTCCTGAAGACAGCTGAAGAGGACCCCCCAAGGGAGGCAGCCATGCCTGGACTCTTTGTGCCCCCCGTGGCTCCCCGGCCTCCTGCGCTGAAGCTGCCAGTGCCTGAGGCCATGGCGCGGCCCGCAGTCCTGCCCAGGCCAGAGAAGCCGCAGCTCCCGCACCTCCA gcGATCACCCCCTGATGGGCAGAGTTTCAGGAGCTTCTCCTTTGAAAAGCCCCGGCAACCCTCACAGGCTGACACTGGCGGGGACGACTCGGACGAGGACTATGAGAAG GTGCCACTGCCCAACTCGGTCTTCGTCAACACCACGGAGTCCTGCGAAGTGGAAAG GTTGTTCAAGGCTACAAGCCCCCGGGGAGAGCCCCAGGATGGACTCTACTGCATCCGGAACTCCTCTACCAAGTCGGGGAAG GTCCTGGTTGTGTGGGACGAAACCTCTAACAAAGTGAGGAACTATCGCATTTTTGAGAAG GACTCTAAGTTCTACCTGGAGGGCGAGGTCCTGTTTGTGAGTGTGGGCAGCATGGTGGAGCACTACCACACCCACGTGCTGCCCAGCCACCAGAGCCTGCTGCTGCGGCACCCCTACGGCTACACTGGGCCTAGGTGA
- the SH3BP2 gene encoding SH3 domain-binding protein 2 isoform X4 — protein MAAEEMHWPVPMKAIGAQNLLTMPGGVAKAGYLHKKGGTQLQLLKWPLRFVIIHKRCVYYFKSSTSASPQGAFSLSGYNRVMRAAEETTSNNVFPFKIIHVSKKHRTWFFSASSEDERKSWMALLRREIGHFHEKKDLPLDTSDSSSDTDSFYGAVERPVDISLSPCPTDNEDYEHDDEDDSYLEPDSPEPGRLEDALMHPPAYPPPPVPTPRKPAFSDMPRAHSFTSKGPGPLLPPPPPKHGLPDVGLAAEDSKRDPLCPRRAEPCPRVPATPRRMSDPPLSTMPTAPGLRKPPCFRESASPSPEPWTPGHGACSTSSAAIMATATSRNCDKLKSFHLSPRGPPTSEPPPVPANKPKFLKTAEEDPPREAAMPGLFVPPVAPRPPALKLPVPEAMARPAVLPRPEKPQLPHLQRSPPDGQSFRSFSFEKPRQPSQADTGGDDSDEDYEKVPLPNSVFVNTTESCEVERLFKATSPRGEPQDGLYCIRNSSTKSGKVLVVWDETSNKVRNYRIFEKDSKFYLEGEVLFVSVGSMVEHYHTHVLPSHQSLLLRHPYGYTGPR, from the exons ATGGCGGCTGAAGAGATGCATTGGCCTGTCCCTATGAAGGCCATTGGTGCCCAGAACCTGCTAACCATGCCTGGGGGCGTGGCCAAGGCTGGCTACCTGCACAAGAAGGGCGGTACCCAGCTGCAGCTGCTGAAAT GGCCCCTGCGCTTTGTCATCATCCACAAACGCTGCGTCTACTACTTCAAGAGTAGCACTTCCGCCTCCCCGCAGGGCGCCTTCTCCCTGAGTGGCTATAACCG GGTGATGCGGGCGGCCGAGGAGACCACGTCCAACAACGTTTTCCCCTTCAAGATCATCCACGTCAGCAAGAAGCACCGCACGTGGTTCTTCTCGGCCTCCTCTGAGGACGAGCGCAAG AGCTGGATGGCCTTGCTGCGCAGGGAGATTGGCCACTTCCACGAAAAGAAAGACCTGCCCTTGGACACCAG CGACTCCAGCTCGGACACAGACAGCTTCTACGGCGCGGTCGAGCGGCCTGTGGATATCAGCCTTTCCCCGTGCCCCACGGACAATGAAG ACTATGAGCACGACGACGAGGATGACTCCTACCTGGAGCCCGACTCCCCGGAGCCCGGAAGGCTTGAGG ATGCCCTGATGCACCCACCGGCTTACCCACCACCCCCAGTGCCCACGCCCAGGAAGCCAGCCTTCTCCGACATGCCCCGGGCCCACTCCTTTACCTCCAAGGGCCCCGGTCCCCTACTGCCACCACCTCCCCCTAAGCACGGCCTCCCAGATGTTGGCCTGGCTGCTGAGGACTCCAAGAGGGACCCACTGTGCCCGAGGCGGGCTGAGCCTTGCCCCAGGGTACCTGCTACCCCCCGAAGGATGAGCGATCCCCCTCTGAGCACCATgcccaccgcacccggcctccggAAACCCCCTTGCTTCCGGGAGAGTGCCAGCCCCAGCCCGGAGCCCTGGACCCCTGGCCACGGGGCCTGCTCCACTTCCAGTGCTGCCATCATGGCCACTGCCACCTCCAGAAACTGTGACAAACTCAAGTCCTTCCACCTGTCCCCCCGAGGACCACCCACATCTGAGCCCCCACCTGTGCCAGCCAACAAGCCCAAGTTCCTGAAGACAGCTGAAGAGGACCCCCCAAGGGAGGCAGCCATGCCTGGACTCTTTGTGCCCCCCGTGGCTCCCCGGCCTCCTGCGCTGAAGCTGCCAGTGCCTGAGGCCATGGCGCGGCCCGCAGTCCTGCCCAGGCCAGAGAAGCCGCAGCTCCCGCACCTCCA gcGATCACCCCCTGATGGGCAGAGTTTCAGGAGCTTCTCCTTTGAAAAGCCCCGGCAACCCTCACAGGCTGACACTGGCGGGGACGACTCGGACGAGGACTATGAGAAG GTGCCACTGCCCAACTCGGTCTTCGTCAACACCACGGAGTCCTGCGAAGTGGAAAG GTTGTTCAAGGCTACAAGCCCCCGGGGAGAGCCCCAGGATGGACTCTACTGCATCCGGAACTCCTCTACCAAGTCGGGGAAG GTCCTGGTTGTGTGGGACGAAACCTCTAACAAAGTGAGGAACTATCGCATTTTTGAGAAG GACTCTAAGTTCTACCTGGAGGGCGAGGTCCTGTTTGTGAGTGTGGGCAGCATGGTGGAGCACTACCACACCCACGTGCTGCCCAGCCACCAGAGCCTGCTGCTGCGGCACCCCTACGGCTACACTGGGCCTAGGTGA
- the SH3BP2 gene encoding SH3 domain-binding protein 2 isoform X6, producing MRAAEETTSNNVFPFKIIHVSKKHRTWFFSASSEDERKSWMALLRREIGHFHEKKDLPLDTSDSSSDTDSFYGAVERPVDISLSPCPTDNEDYEHDDEDDSYLEPDSPEPGRLEDALMHPPAYPPPPVPTPRKPAFSDMPRAHSFTSKGPGPLLPPPPPKHGLPDVGLAAEDSKRDPLCPRRAEPCPRVPATPRRMSDPPLSTMPTAPGLRKPPCFRESASPSPEPWTPGHGACSTSSAAIMATATSRNCDKLKSFHLSPRGPPTSEPPPVPANKPKFLKTAEEDPPREAAMPGLFVPPVAPRPPALKLPVPEAMARPAVLPRPEKPQLPHLQRSPPDGQSFRSFSFEKPRQPSQADTGGDDSDEDYEKVPLPNSVFVNTTESCEVERLFKATSPRGEPQDGLYCIRNSSTKSGKVLVVWDETSNKVRNYRIFEKDSKFYLEGEVLFVSVGSMVEHYHTHVLPSHQSLLLRHPYGYTGPR from the exons ATGCGGGCGGCCGAGGAGACCACGTCCAACAACGTTTTCCCCTTCAAGATCATCCACGTCAGCAAGAAGCACCGCACGTGGTTCTTCTCGGCCTCCTCTGAGGACGAGCGCAAG AGCTGGATGGCCTTGCTGCGCAGGGAGATTGGCCACTTCCACGAAAAGAAAGACCTGCCCTTGGACACCAG CGACTCCAGCTCGGACACAGACAGCTTCTACGGCGCGGTCGAGCGGCCTGTGGATATCAGCCTTTCCCCGTGCCCCACGGACAATGAAG ACTATGAGCACGACGACGAGGATGACTCCTACCTGGAGCCCGACTCCCCGGAGCCCGGAAGGCTTGAGG ATGCCCTGATGCACCCACCGGCTTACCCACCACCCCCAGTGCCCACGCCCAGGAAGCCAGCCTTCTCCGACATGCCCCGGGCCCACTCCTTTACCTCCAAGGGCCCCGGTCCCCTACTGCCACCACCTCCCCCTAAGCACGGCCTCCCAGATGTTGGCCTGGCTGCTGAGGACTCCAAGAGGGACCCACTGTGCCCGAGGCGGGCTGAGCCTTGCCCCAGGGTACCTGCTACCCCCCGAAGGATGAGCGATCCCCCTCTGAGCACCATgcccaccgcacccggcctccggAAACCCCCTTGCTTCCGGGAGAGTGCCAGCCCCAGCCCGGAGCCCTGGACCCCTGGCCACGGGGCCTGCTCCACTTCCAGTGCTGCCATCATGGCCACTGCCACCTCCAGAAACTGTGACAAACTCAAGTCCTTCCACCTGTCCCCCCGAGGACCACCCACATCTGAGCCCCCACCTGTGCCAGCCAACAAGCCCAAGTTCCTGAAGACAGCTGAAGAGGACCCCCCAAGGGAGGCAGCCATGCCTGGACTCTTTGTGCCCCCCGTGGCTCCCCGGCCTCCTGCGCTGAAGCTGCCAGTGCCTGAGGCCATGGCGCGGCCCGCAGTCCTGCCCAGGCCAGAGAAGCCGCAGCTCCCGCACCTCCA gcGATCACCCCCTGATGGGCAGAGTTTCAGGAGCTTCTCCTTTGAAAAGCCCCGGCAACCCTCACAGGCTGACACTGGCGGGGACGACTCGGACGAGGACTATGAGAAG GTGCCACTGCCCAACTCGGTCTTCGTCAACACCACGGAGTCCTGCGAAGTGGAAAG GTTGTTCAAGGCTACAAGCCCCCGGGGAGAGCCCCAGGATGGACTCTACTGCATCCGGAACTCCTCTACCAAGTCGGGGAAG GTCCTGGTTGTGTGGGACGAAACCTCTAACAAAGTGAGGAACTATCGCATTTTTGAGAAG GACTCTAAGTTCTACCTGGAGGGCGAGGTCCTGTTTGTGAGTGTGGGCAGCATGGTGGAGCACTACCACACCCACGTGCTGCCCAGCCACCAGAGCCTGCTGCTGCGGCACCCCTACGGCTACACTGGGCCTAGGTGA
- the SH3BP2 gene encoding SH3 domain-binding protein 2 isoform X2 yields the protein MASVGPRTPAPSRSRGRRAMCWVSTISFMAAEEMHWPVPMKAIGAQNLLTMPGGVAKAGYLHKKGGTQLQLLKWPLRFVIIHKRCVYYFKSSTSASPQGAFSLSGYNRVMRAAEETTSNNVFPFKIIHVSKKHRTWFFSASSEDERKSWMALLRREIGHFHEKKDLPLDTSDSSSDTDSFYGAVERPVDISLSPCPTDNEDYEHDDEDDSYLEPDSPEPGRLEDALMHPPAYPPPPVPTPRKPAFSDMPRAHSFTSKGPGPLLPPPPPKHGLPDVGLAAEDSKRDPLCPRRAEPCPRVPATPRRMSDPPLSTMPTAPGLRKPPCFRESASPSPEPWTPGHGACSTSSAAIMATATSRNCDKLKSFHLSPRGPPTSEPPPVPANKPKFLKTAEEDPPREAAMPGLFVPPVAPRPPALKLPVPEAMARPAVLPRPEKPQLPHLQRSPPDGQSFRSFSFEKPRQPSQADTGGDDSDEDYEKVPLPNSVFVNTTESCEVERLFKATSPRGEPQDGLYCIRNSSTKSGKVLVVWDETSNKVRNYRIFEKDSKFYLEGEVLFVSVGSMVEHYHTHVLPSHQSLLLRHPYGYTGPR from the exons ATGGCCTCTGTGGGCCCCAGGACACCGGCCCCGAGCAGGTCACGAGGACGGAGGGCCATGTGTTGGGTCAGCACCATCAG CTTCATGGCGGCTGAAGAGATGCATTGGCCTGTCCCTATGAAGGCCATTGGTGCCCAGAACCTGCTAACCATGCCTGGGGGCGTGGCCAAGGCTGGCTACCTGCACAAGAAGGGCGGTACCCAGCTGCAGCTGCTGAAAT GGCCCCTGCGCTTTGTCATCATCCACAAACGCTGCGTCTACTACTTCAAGAGTAGCACTTCCGCCTCCCCGCAGGGCGCCTTCTCCCTGAGTGGCTATAACCG GGTGATGCGGGCGGCCGAGGAGACCACGTCCAACAACGTTTTCCCCTTCAAGATCATCCACGTCAGCAAGAAGCACCGCACGTGGTTCTTCTCGGCCTCCTCTGAGGACGAGCGCAAG AGCTGGATGGCCTTGCTGCGCAGGGAGATTGGCCACTTCCACGAAAAGAAAGACCTGCCCTTGGACACCAG CGACTCCAGCTCGGACACAGACAGCTTCTACGGCGCGGTCGAGCGGCCTGTGGATATCAGCCTTTCCCCGTGCCCCACGGACAATGAAG ACTATGAGCACGACGACGAGGATGACTCCTACCTGGAGCCCGACTCCCCGGAGCCCGGAAGGCTTGAGG ATGCCCTGATGCACCCACCGGCTTACCCACCACCCCCAGTGCCCACGCCCAGGAAGCCAGCCTTCTCCGACATGCCCCGGGCCCACTCCTTTACCTCCAAGGGCCCCGGTCCCCTACTGCCACCACCTCCCCCTAAGCACGGCCTCCCAGATGTTGGCCTGGCTGCTGAGGACTCCAAGAGGGACCCACTGTGCCCGAGGCGGGCTGAGCCTTGCCCCAGGGTACCTGCTACCCCCCGAAGGATGAGCGATCCCCCTCTGAGCACCATgcccaccgcacccggcctccggAAACCCCCTTGCTTCCGGGAGAGTGCCAGCCCCAGCCCGGAGCCCTGGACCCCTGGCCACGGGGCCTGCTCCACTTCCAGTGCTGCCATCATGGCCACTGCCACCTCCAGAAACTGTGACAAACTCAAGTCCTTCCACCTGTCCCCCCGAGGACCACCCACATCTGAGCCCCCACCTGTGCCAGCCAACAAGCCCAAGTTCCTGAAGACAGCTGAAGAGGACCCCCCAAGGGAGGCAGCCATGCCTGGACTCTTTGTGCCCCCCGTGGCTCCCCGGCCTCCTGCGCTGAAGCTGCCAGTGCCTGAGGCCATGGCGCGGCCCGCAGTCCTGCCCAGGCCAGAGAAGCCGCAGCTCCCGCACCTCCA gcGATCACCCCCTGATGGGCAGAGTTTCAGGAGCTTCTCCTTTGAAAAGCCCCGGCAACCCTCACAGGCTGACACTGGCGGGGACGACTCGGACGAGGACTATGAGAAG GTGCCACTGCCCAACTCGGTCTTCGTCAACACCACGGAGTCCTGCGAAGTGGAAAG GTTGTTCAAGGCTACAAGCCCCCGGGGAGAGCCCCAGGATGGACTCTACTGCATCCGGAACTCCTCTACCAAGTCGGGGAAG GTCCTGGTTGTGTGGGACGAAACCTCTAACAAAGTGAGGAACTATCGCATTTTTGAGAAG GACTCTAAGTTCTACCTGGAGGGCGAGGTCCTGTTTGTGAGTGTGGGCAGCATGGTGGAGCACTACCACACCCACGTGCTGCCCAGCCACCAGAGCCTGCTGCTGCGGCACCCCTACGGCTACACTGGGCCTAGGTGA
- the SH3BP2 gene encoding SH3 domain-binding protein 2 isoform X3 has protein sequence MAGSGPRPRSWGRLEAGARDEAAAAAGGRGPGPCRCSQGRRAWTAPGKPAMPAAWTPFMAAEEMHWPVPMKAIGAQNLLTMPGGVAKAGYLHKKGGTQLQLLKWPLRFVIIHKRCVYYFKSSTSASPQGAFSLSGYNRVMRAAEETTSNNVFPFKIIHVSKKHRTWFFSASSEDERKSWMALLRREIGHFHEKKDLPLDTSDSSSDTDSFYGAVERPVDISLSPCPTDNEDYEHDDEDDSYLEPDSPEPGRLEDALMHPPAYPPPPVPTPRKPAFSDMPRAHSFTSKGPGPLLPPPPPKHGLPDVGLAAEDSKRDPLCPRRAEPCPRVPATPRRMSDPPLSTMPTAPGLRKPPCFRESASPSPEPWTPGHGACSTSSAAIMATATSRNCDKLKSFHLSPRGPPTSEPPPVPANKPKFLKTAEEDPPREAAMPGLFVPPVAPRPPALKLPVPEAMARPAVLPRPEKPQLPHLQRSPPDGQSFRSFSFEKPRQPSQADTGGDDSDEDYEKVPLPNSVFVNTTESCEVERLFKATSPRGEPQDGLYCIRNSSTKSGKVVWSPSPPPEGHRTQP, from the exons ATGGCGGGCTCCGGGCCGCGGCCGCGGAGCTGGGGCCGGCTGGAGGCGGGCGCCCGGgacgaggcggcggcggcggccgggggGCGCGGCCCGGGGCCGTGCCGGTGCTCGCAGGGGAGGCGGGCGTGGACCGCCCCGGGGAAGCCGGCCATGCCCGCCGCGTGGACGCC CTTCATGGCGGCTGAAGAGATGCATTGGCCTGTCCCTATGAAGGCCATTGGTGCCCAGAACCTGCTAACCATGCCTGGGGGCGTGGCCAAGGCTGGCTACCTGCACAAGAAGGGCGGTACCCAGCTGCAGCTGCTGAAAT GGCCCCTGCGCTTTGTCATCATCCACAAACGCTGCGTCTACTACTTCAAGAGTAGCACTTCCGCCTCCCCGCAGGGCGCCTTCTCCCTGAGTGGCTATAACCG GGTGATGCGGGCGGCCGAGGAGACCACGTCCAACAACGTTTTCCCCTTCAAGATCATCCACGTCAGCAAGAAGCACCGCACGTGGTTCTTCTCGGCCTCCTCTGAGGACGAGCGCAAG AGCTGGATGGCCTTGCTGCGCAGGGAGATTGGCCACTTCCACGAAAAGAAAGACCTGCCCTTGGACACCAG CGACTCCAGCTCGGACACAGACAGCTTCTACGGCGCGGTCGAGCGGCCTGTGGATATCAGCCTTTCCCCGTGCCCCACGGACAATGAAG ACTATGAGCACGACGACGAGGATGACTCCTACCTGGAGCCCGACTCCCCGGAGCCCGGAAGGCTTGAGG ATGCCCTGATGCACCCACCGGCTTACCCACCACCCCCAGTGCCCACGCCCAGGAAGCCAGCCTTCTCCGACATGCCCCGGGCCCACTCCTTTACCTCCAAGGGCCCCGGTCCCCTACTGCCACCACCTCCCCCTAAGCACGGCCTCCCAGATGTTGGCCTGGCTGCTGAGGACTCCAAGAGGGACCCACTGTGCCCGAGGCGGGCTGAGCCTTGCCCCAGGGTACCTGCTACCCCCCGAAGGATGAGCGATCCCCCTCTGAGCACCATgcccaccgcacccggcctccggAAACCCCCTTGCTTCCGGGAGAGTGCCAGCCCCAGCCCGGAGCCCTGGACCCCTGGCCACGGGGCCTGCTCCACTTCCAGTGCTGCCATCATGGCCACTGCCACCTCCAGAAACTGTGACAAACTCAAGTCCTTCCACCTGTCCCCCCGAGGACCACCCACATCTGAGCCCCCACCTGTGCCAGCCAACAAGCCCAAGTTCCTGAAGACAGCTGAAGAGGACCCCCCAAGGGAGGCAGCCATGCCTGGACTCTTTGTGCCCCCCGTGGCTCCCCGGCCTCCTGCGCTGAAGCTGCCAGTGCCTGAGGCCATGGCGCGGCCCGCAGTCCTGCCCAGGCCAGAGAAGCCGCAGCTCCCGCACCTCCA gcGATCACCCCCTGATGGGCAGAGTTTCAGGAGCTTCTCCTTTGAAAAGCCCCGGCAACCCTCACAGGCTGACACTGGCGGGGACGACTCGGACGAGGACTATGAGAAG GTGCCACTGCCCAACTCGGTCTTCGTCAACACCACGGAGTCCTGCGAAGTGGAAAG GTTGTTCAAGGCTACAAGCCCCCGGGGAGAGCCCCAGGATGGACTCTACTGCATCCGGAACTCCTCTACCAAGTCGGGGAAG GTGGTCTGgagtccctccccaccccccgagGGCCACAGGACCCAGCCTTGA
- the SH3BP2 gene encoding SH3 domain-binding protein 2 isoform X5, protein MAGSGPRPRSWGRLEAGARDEAAAAAGGRGPGPCRCSQGRRAWTAPGKPAMPAAWTPFMAAEEMHWPVPMKAIGAQNLLTMPGGVAKAGYLHKKGGTQLQLLKWPLRFVIIHKRCVYYFKSSTSASPQGAFSLSGYNRVMRAAEETTSNNVFPFKIIHVSKKHRTWFFSASSEDERKSWMALLRREIGHFHEKKDLPLDTSDSSSDTDSFYGAVERPVDISLSPCPTDNEDYEHDDEDDSYLEPDSPEPGRLEDALMHPPAYPPPPVPTPRKPAFSDMPRAHSFTSKGPGPLLPPPPPKHGLPDVGLAAEDSKRDPLCPRRAEPCPRVPATPRRMSDPPLSTMPTAPGLRKPPCFRESASPSPEPWTPGHGACSTSSAAIMATATSRNCDKLKSFHLSPRGPPTSEPPPVPANKPKFLKTAEEDPPREAAMPGLFVPPVAPRPPALKLPVPEAMARPAVLPRPEKPQLPHLQRSPPDGQSFRSFSFEKPRQPSQADTGGDDSDEDYEKVVQGYKPPGRAPGWTLLHPELLYQVGEGPGCVGRNL, encoded by the exons ATGGCGGGCTCCGGGCCGCGGCCGCGGAGCTGGGGCCGGCTGGAGGCGGGCGCCCGGgacgaggcggcggcggcggccgggggGCGCGGCCCGGGGCCGTGCCGGTGCTCGCAGGGGAGGCGGGCGTGGACCGCCCCGGGGAAGCCGGCCATGCCCGCCGCGTGGACGCC CTTCATGGCGGCTGAAGAGATGCATTGGCCTGTCCCTATGAAGGCCATTGGTGCCCAGAACCTGCTAACCATGCCTGGGGGCGTGGCCAAGGCTGGCTACCTGCACAAGAAGGGCGGTACCCAGCTGCAGCTGCTGAAAT GGCCCCTGCGCTTTGTCATCATCCACAAACGCTGCGTCTACTACTTCAAGAGTAGCACTTCCGCCTCCCCGCAGGGCGCCTTCTCCCTGAGTGGCTATAACCG GGTGATGCGGGCGGCCGAGGAGACCACGTCCAACAACGTTTTCCCCTTCAAGATCATCCACGTCAGCAAGAAGCACCGCACGTGGTTCTTCTCGGCCTCCTCTGAGGACGAGCGCAAG AGCTGGATGGCCTTGCTGCGCAGGGAGATTGGCCACTTCCACGAAAAGAAAGACCTGCCCTTGGACACCAG CGACTCCAGCTCGGACACAGACAGCTTCTACGGCGCGGTCGAGCGGCCTGTGGATATCAGCCTTTCCCCGTGCCCCACGGACAATGAAG ACTATGAGCACGACGACGAGGATGACTCCTACCTGGAGCCCGACTCCCCGGAGCCCGGAAGGCTTGAGG ATGCCCTGATGCACCCACCGGCTTACCCACCACCCCCAGTGCCCACGCCCAGGAAGCCAGCCTTCTCCGACATGCCCCGGGCCCACTCCTTTACCTCCAAGGGCCCCGGTCCCCTACTGCCACCACCTCCCCCTAAGCACGGCCTCCCAGATGTTGGCCTGGCTGCTGAGGACTCCAAGAGGGACCCACTGTGCCCGAGGCGGGCTGAGCCTTGCCCCAGGGTACCTGCTACCCCCCGAAGGATGAGCGATCCCCCTCTGAGCACCATgcccaccgcacccggcctccggAAACCCCCTTGCTTCCGGGAGAGTGCCAGCCCCAGCCCGGAGCCCTGGACCCCTGGCCACGGGGCCTGCTCCACTTCCAGTGCTGCCATCATGGCCACTGCCACCTCCAGAAACTGTGACAAACTCAAGTCCTTCCACCTGTCCCCCCGAGGACCACCCACATCTGAGCCCCCACCTGTGCCAGCCAACAAGCCCAAGTTCCTGAAGACAGCTGAAGAGGACCCCCCAAGGGAGGCAGCCATGCCTGGACTCTTTGTGCCCCCCGTGGCTCCCCGGCCTCCTGCGCTGAAGCTGCCAGTGCCTGAGGCCATGGCGCGGCCCGCAGTCCTGCCCAGGCCAGAGAAGCCGCAGCTCCCGCACCTCCA gcGATCACCCCCTGATGGGCAGAGTTTCAGGAGCTTCTCCTTTGAAAAGCCCCGGCAACCCTCACAGGCTGACACTGGCGGGGACGACTCGGACGAGGACTATGAGAAG GTTGTTCAAGGCTACAAGCCCCCGGGGAGAGCCCCAGGATGGACTCTACTGCATCCGGAACTCCTCTACCAAGTCGGGGAAG GTCCTGGTTGTGTGGGACGAAACCTCTAA